The Coregonus clupeaformis isolate EN_2021a chromosome 13, ASM2061545v1, whole genome shotgun sequence genome includes a region encoding these proteins:
- the tm4sf21a gene encoding transmembrane 4 L6 family member 5, producing the protein MCTGKCSRCIGVTLYPLAVISIICNIILFFPDWETSYAKDGYITEEVKYMGGLVGGGLMVLVPAFYIHVTGQQGCCANRCGMFLSIAFAAVGVAGALYSFIVAMLGLINGPYCRVLLVWMTPFKDRENSYLNNRDLWGLCTAPNNVVEFNIGLFAILLVTSSLQLVLCCSQMINGLFGCLCGTCTNKGVV; encoded by the exons ATGTGTACAGGTAAATGCTCCCGGTGTATTGGGGTGACGCTGTACCCTCTAGCAGTCATCTCCATCATCTGTAACATCATACTGTTCTTCCCGGATTGGGAAACCAGTTACGCCAAAGATGGATACATCACAGAAGAGGTGAAGTACATGGGAGGACTGGTTGGAGGGGGACTAATG GTGTTGGTACCAGCATTTTACATCCATGTTACTGGACAGCAGGGCTGCTGTGCCAATCGCTGCGGG ATGTTCCTCTCCATTGCCTTTGCTGCGGTCGGGGTTGCTGGCGCCCTCTACAGTTTTATAGTGGCAATGCTTGGCCTAATTAACGGGCCCTACTGTAGAGTGTTGCTGGTCTGGATGACTCCCTTCAAAGACAG agagaacagttaccTGAACAACCGTGATCTGTGGGGCTTGTGCACAGCGCCTAACAACGTGGTGGAGTTTAACATTGGGCTGTTCGCCATCCTGCTGGTGACCAGCTCTCTGCAGCTGGTGCTCTGTTGCAGCCAGATGATCAACGGGCTCTTCGGATGCCTCTGTGGAACCTGCACCAACAAAGGG GTTGTTTAA